The Morganella morganii sequence GCCTGATACTCCCGGGAGTGGCGTCCGCATTGCGGGAGTTACTGGATTCCGGACCTGCGGCAAAAACCGGACTGGTACCGCAGGATGCTGGACAGGACGATATTCAGCCGGCTGAAACTGTCTGGCTGGGCGGTGAGCGGGTGCGGATTGTGCCGCTGCAGGGGGAAAACAGCCTGCTGTTAAAAGGGAACCGTAATGCACTGCACTTAATCAATCAGCTGATCAGACAACTGGATACTGCCAAACCGCAAATCGAGTTATCACTGTGGATTATTGATGTATCAAAAAATGAAGCTGACCAGCTGGGGATCAACTGGCAGGCAGATTACGGTACAGGAAAAATGAAAGTGGCTTTTAATTTCAGTGAGCTTAATCAGTTCACCGGTTTTTCTTTTTTCAGCAAGATCAGAGCATTGTCCGCAAAGGGACAAGCCAATATGGTGTCCCGTCCGATTATTCTGACTCAGGATAACACCCCGGCGATTTTTGATAATAACACCACATTTTACAGTAAGTTACAGGGCGAGAGAACATCATCTCTGGAAAGCATCACTTACGGCACAAAGGTGAGTGTGACACCGCGGATCGCCAATCAGCGGAAATCCGTGGAGATGATTATTGAGCTTGAAGACGGCGCACAGAAAAAGGACGCTGACGGAGCAGGCGGTGAAGATGCCCTGCCGGTGATTAACCGCACGAATATCAGCACAATAGCCAGGGTCGCACAGGGAAATACACTGCTGATTGGCGGCTACACGCGGGAAAATACCCATCGCCATAACGATAAAATTCCGCTGCTGGGTGATATCCCGCTGGCAGGGCGGTTGTTTCAGTTTGAATCAGTGAAGACAGAAAAAATGGTCCGGCTTTTTTTGTTGCAGCCCCGTATTCTGCAACAGGATTTTTTCAGCGATACAGAAATTACCGGACATATTCCGTTTAATTATAAGAATAAACAAGGTATTAAGATGATTCAAAAACTGAAGCAGGACTATTGATATGATAAATGGTTTACCCGGCGCACCGGTGTTCAGTCCGTTTGTGGCACCACAGAAACAGCAGAATAATGCTGCAGCAGAACAGCGCCCGGCGGAAAACCAGACGGAAAACCATGCCGAGCAGATGATGGATGTGATGGATGATATGGCCATGGCACTGTCACAATTTAACCGGCGGCAGTACGGAAAAGAGGATCACATCAGCCAGTTACCGGCATCAGAGCAGAAAAACAGTGCTGAGGGTGCGGAAACAAAACTGGACCGGGTCGTTAAGTGGTTTGCTGCTTCCGGGCGCTCAGTTCGTGAGTTTCTCGATTATGTGCGCAATTTATTTCCGGATCCCAGTGATTATGTCATGGCACTGCGTTCCCTGTTGCGCAAACTGCCGTTTTCTGCGGAGGAAGCCGCCGAAATTGATGCAGAAATTGAGCAGTTACTCCACGGAGAATTTGCACAGGAAACCCGCGCAGGGATCAATATCGCACTGAAAATCCGCCAGTATGTACCGGTAACACTACTGGATTGCGCGCAGCTGAGAATGGTATACCGCAGTTATATCAGCTGGAAATTCGACATACTGTATCTGTGGAAAGTGTGGCTGGAGCAGTACCGGAAAAGCCGGGTCAGAAGCCTGCTGTGTTATGTCCGTGACTCGCTGGTGTGTGATATGGCGGCAGCACTGCCCAGTTGCAGCCATCACAGTGAGTTCGGGGAATTGACAACCCGTCTGCATACCCTGAATCAGCTGATTTCCCTGAATGATATGTTTCATCAGAAAATTACGTCTCTGAACTGCGCGGAACCGGTACTGGCGGATGAGCAGCGGCTGAATCAACTGCTGATTTCAGGCTTGGGTGATCCGGATGCATTTCAGTCAGAAACAGAATCGTTGCTGGCGGCGGCAGAAAATGACAAAAACAGACCGCTTATTTTACAGCGCCTGATTGTGATTTTTGGTGAGATACCGGATGTCCTTTTTCTGCCGGAAACAGGCAAAGAGCAGGTGGTTTCTTTTCTGAAAGCCCTTATGAGCAAAACTATTAATATCTTATAACTTTCACCGGCAATGGATTGCTATGCTGACAACTTTTATTAATGCGATCAAAAGCAGGCCGGAGATCGCGGTACTGCTGATTATGGTGATGGTGATCGCTATGCTGATCATTCCGCTGCCGAAAATGCTGGTCGATTTTCTGATCGGGCTGAACATCGTTATTTCCATCCTGATGTTACTGCTCTCTTTCTATATCACCCGGATTCTGGGGTTTACCTCTTTCCCGGCACTTTTGCTGATCACCACACTGTTCCGGCTGGCGCTGTCCATCAGTACCAGCCGTCTGATCCTGCTGGATGCGGATGCCGGGAATATCATTCAGTCATTCGGTGAATTTGTTATCGGCGAAAATATTGTGGTCGGATTTGTGATTTTTGCCATTGTCACCGTGGTGCAGTTTATTGTCATCACCAAAGGGTCGGAGCGTGTGGCGGAAGTGGCGGCACGTTTCTCTCTCGACGGTATGCCCGGCAAGCAGATGAGTATTGATGCAGATCTGAAATCCGGCCTGATTGATAATGAAGAGGTGCGCAAACGCCGGAAAGAGCTGGAGCAGGAGAGTCAGATGTACGGTGCGTTTGACGGCGCGATGAAGTTTATCAAAGGGGATGCAATCGCCGGAATTGTCATCATTTTTGTGAATTTTGCCGGCGGAATTGGTATCGGTGTTGCGCAGATGTCGATGCCGTTCAGTGAAGCGCTGAGTACTTACACACTGCTGACGATCGGGGATGGCCTGGTGGCACAGATCCCGGCGTTGCTGATTGCCATCAGCGCCGGGTTTATTGTCACCCGGGTCAGCGGCACAAATCAGAATTTAGGGGCCAATATTGTCAGGGAGCTGTTTTCCCATGATTTTACCCTGATAGTGACCGCTGTTCTGGCGCTGTGTATGGGAATGCTGCCGGGGTTTCCGGCTGGTGTTTTCGGTCTGCTGGCTGCCGGGCTGCTGTTGTTTTACGGAATGCGCCTCAGACAAAATAAGCAGAAGCAGGCATCTGATCCGGCAAAAAGCCGCTCTGACAGCCGTTCTCCGGCGGTATCTGCGTCGTCTGCGGGGGATTTTGCACCGCGCGGACTGACGGCGGAAAATAATGAAGCGATTCCGCTGATTATCACCCTCCACACCTGTTATCAGGCTATGTTTGAAAAACAGAAGATGACGGCATGGTTGCAGGAGGAATTTGCCTTCCGTTTCGGTTTCTTTTTACCCGGCATCATTATCAATTACAGCCGTGAGATACCGGAAAATAAATCGGTGATCTTAATTAATGAGATTCAGTCCGGTGTGATTTACAGCTATCCGGATAAATACAAAGTGACAGAAATAAATGATGCCTTTGAGTCACTGGATATTGAACCGTTCGTGATTGAGCCGGAAGGCGGGGAGAAAACCGTCTGGACGGATAAAAAACACGATGAGATATGCCGGGCAGCCGGCATGAGAACAGAACCCGGTGTTATGGTATTTTTCAATGAATTCAGCCGGATAATGACACAAAATATTCAGGAGCTGCTTGGCATCCAGGAAACCAAAACATTGCTGGATAATATTGAGAATAAATATCCGGAGCTGCTGAAAGAGTGTTACCGCTATTTATCTGTTCAGCGTATTGCGGATGTCTTTCAGCGGCTTATCGCTGAGCAGATCTCTGTCCGTAATATCAAAATTATCCTCGGCGCACTGGTGCAGTGGGGGCAGAAAGAAAAAGATCCGCTGGTACTGGTTGAGCACGTCCGCAGCCACCTGGCCCGTTACATCTCAGCGCATTTTGCCTGTGATCAGGTCCTGCGGGCGGTGGTGCTGTCAAACCCGCTGGAGGAGATGATCCGTCAGGGGATCCGCCAGTCTGCCGGAGGTACTTTTATCAATCTCGAACCGGCGCAGCTGGATCATTTTTATGATGCGATGTCATTGGTGATGACGCCGCTGCGGCACCGGCGGGATATTGTTTTCCTGACGGCAATGGATGTCCGCCGCTTTGTCCGGAAACTGACTGAAATGCACTATCCGGGTATTGCCGTGCTGTCATTTTCTGAAATTGTTCCGTCGGCACAGGTGTCGGTGATTGATTCTGTTTAATGTCATAACAAGGAAACTGAAGATGGATCTTGCAACACTGGTTACAGA is a genomic window containing:
- the sctW gene encoding type III secretion system gatekeeper subunit SctW yields the protein MINGLPGAPVFSPFVAPQKQQNNAAAEQRPAENQTENHAEQMMDVMDDMAMALSQFNRRQYGKEDHISQLPASEQKNSAEGAETKLDRVVKWFAASGRSVREFLDYVRNLFPDPSDYVMALRSLLRKLPFSAEEAAEIDAEIEQLLHGEFAQETRAGINIALKIRQYVPVTLLDCAQLRMVYRSYISWKFDILYLWKVWLEQYRKSRVRSLLCYVRDSLVCDMAAALPSCSHHSEFGELTTRLHTLNQLISLNDMFHQKITSLNCAEPVLADEQRLNQLLISGLGDPDAFQSETESLLAAAENDKNRPLILQRLIVIFGEIPDVLFLPETGKEQVVSFLKALMSKTINIL
- the sctC gene encoding type III secretion system outer membrane ring subunit SctC → MWRKKHGWIIFFDALAGKLDVIIISSDAVKKKKISGTFDLSDPQAALSQMLKTMALVSYRENRTLYIYSSNEVESSMLTLNAVTRNELTTFLKQTGLFDAQYPLTSDRQQRILYVTAPPRYLALIRSAADALEAQYSVQEQGITPEDEHIQLVKLEHSFVQDREITSRGKSLILPGVASALRELLDSGPAAKTGLVPQDAGQDDIQPAETVWLGGERVRIVPLQGENSLLLKGNRNALHLINQLIRQLDTAKPQIELSLWIIDVSKNEADQLGINWQADYGTGKMKVAFNFSELNQFTGFSFFSKIRALSAKGQANMVSRPIILTQDNTPAIFDNNTTFYSKLQGERTSSLESITYGTKVSVTPRIANQRKSVEMIIELEDGAQKKDADGAGGEDALPVINRTNISTIARVAQGNTLLIGGYTRENTHRHNDKIPLLGDIPLAGRLFQFESVKTEKMVRLFLLQPRILQQDFFSDTEITGHIPFNYKNKQGIKMIQKLKQDY
- a CDS encoding EscV/YscV/HrcV family type III secretion system export apparatus protein, translating into MLTTFINAIKSRPEIAVLLIMVMVIAMLIIPLPKMLVDFLIGLNIVISILMLLLSFYITRILGFTSFPALLLITTLFRLALSISTSRLILLDADAGNIIQSFGEFVIGENIVVGFVIFAIVTVVQFIVITKGSERVAEVAARFSLDGMPGKQMSIDADLKSGLIDNEEVRKRRKELEQESQMYGAFDGAMKFIKGDAIAGIVIIFVNFAGGIGIGVAQMSMPFSEALSTYTLLTIGDGLVAQIPALLIAISAGFIVTRVSGTNQNLGANIVRELFSHDFTLIVTAVLALCMGMLPGFPAGVFGLLAAGLLLFYGMRLRQNKQKQASDPAKSRSDSRSPAVSASSAGDFAPRGLTAENNEAIPLIITLHTCYQAMFEKQKMTAWLQEEFAFRFGFFLPGIIINYSREIPENKSVILINEIQSGVIYSYPDKYKVTEINDAFESLDIEPFVIEPEGGEKTVWTDKKHDEICRAAGMRTEPGVMVFFNEFSRIMTQNIQELLGIQETKTLLDNIENKYPELLKECYRYLSVQRIADVFQRLIAEQISVRNIKIILGALVQWGQKEKDPLVLVEHVRSHLARYISAHFACDQVLRAVVLSNPLEEMIRQGIRQSAGGTFINLEPAQLDHFYDAMSLVMTPLRHRRDIVFLTAMDVRRFVRKLTEMHYPGIAVLSFSEIVPSAQVSVIDSV